A region of bacterium DNA encodes the following proteins:
- a CDS encoding adenine deaminase C-terminal domain-containing protein, whose protein sequence is MRRTFRTFQDLASLLAVAAGREPADLYLEGAALLNVYSGEVYPANVAIKGRRIAYVGGNRTMVGPETRILPLRGKTLVPGYVEPHTHITGMSTPEEFAREVLRTGTTTLVADTLQILLHTPPDRVVPLLTALAELPVLIVWSLRLHASSPLEDETMFSRGEIERLLGVEAVRVVGEVTRWPTVYHGDDDLLHKIAAALAAGRRVEGHAPGASSERLGALAAAGWSSDHEAITADEVVHRLRAGVYTMLRHSSLRPDLGALAPAVTETRSRSGRFMLTADGPEAVTIVERGYMSHVIREAMAGGIPEIAAYQMATINPAAYLGLDEEIGGIGPGRRADIVVLNDLRNPTPDLVLARGEIAVQDGRVRAAIPDFPWDEYFRPRFRPTWTPQPDLFALRLSAAPGGTTPLRFPVIRLENSVITHKVEIPLTLREGCVIPPSDAVRAVLLDPAGRWMVPGLLANFVSRLGGLASSFNVAAHLLALGQNPTDMARAARRLLEIGGGIVIVEDGETVLEIPLPLGGVMASRSLPAIAAEAAPLYAFLRARGYPHQDPHYTLLFLPLDSLPDIRLTYRGVWDVRRGKVLVPRQDLPGPNPIR, encoded by the coding sequence GTGAGGCGCACGTTCCGAACCTTTCAAGACCTCGCATCGCTGCTTGCCGTCGCGGCCGGCCGTGAACCGGCCGACCTCTACCTGGAGGGGGCCGCCCTCCTGAACGTCTACAGCGGCGAGGTCTATCCGGCCAACGTCGCCATCAAGGGCCGGCGAATCGCCTACGTCGGCGGAAATCGAACCATGGTCGGGCCGGAGACGCGGATCCTGCCGCTCCGCGGCAAAACCCTCGTCCCCGGCTACGTCGAGCCCCACACCCATATCACCGGCATGTCCACGCCCGAAGAGTTTGCCCGCGAGGTGCTCCGGACCGGCACGACCACGCTGGTCGCGGACACCCTGCAGATCCTGCTGCACACCCCGCCTGACCGCGTCGTGCCGCTGCTGACGGCGCTGGCGGAACTTCCGGTCCTGATCGTCTGGTCGCTCCGCCTCCACGCCTCCTCCCCTCTCGAGGACGAGACGATGTTCTCGAGGGGAGAGATCGAACGGCTCCTGGGGGTGGAGGCCGTGCGGGTCGTGGGTGAGGTCACCCGGTGGCCAACCGTCTACCACGGCGACGACGACCTGCTCCACAAAATCGCCGCCGCCCTCGCCGCCGGCCGCCGGGTCGAGGGGCACGCCCCGGGCGCCTCCTCCGAACGGCTCGGCGCACTCGCCGCGGCCGGCTGGTCGTCCGACCACGAAGCGATCACGGCCGATGAGGTCGTCCACCGCCTTCGCGCGGGCGTGTACACGATGCTGCGACACTCGTCGCTGCGGCCCGATCTGGGTGCCCTGGCCCCGGCGGTCACGGAGACTCGAAGCCGCTCGGGACGGTTCATGCTCACCGCCGACGGCCCCGAGGCGGTGACGATCGTGGAACGTGGGTACATGAGCCACGTGATCCGGGAAGCGATGGCGGGGGGGATTCCGGAGATCGCAGCCTATCAGATGGCGACGATCAACCCCGCGGCCTACCTGGGCCTGGACGAAGAGATCGGGGGGATCGGCCCGGGACGGCGCGCCGACATCGTGGTGCTGAACGACCTGCGAAACCCCACACCCGATCTCGTGCTGGCGCGCGGCGAGATCGCCGTGCAGGATGGACGCGTCAGGGCCGCGATCCCCGATTTCCCGTGGGACGAGTATTTCCGACCGCGCTTTCGCCCCACCTGGACCCCGCAGCCGGACCTCTTTGCCCTGCGGCTGTCGGCCGCTCCTGGGGGCACCACGCCCCTCCGCTTCCCCGTCATCCGCCTCGAGAACAGCGTCATCACCCACAAGGTCGAGATCCCGCTCACCCTGCGCGAAGGCTGCGTGATCCCCCCCTCCGACGCGGTGCGCGCGGTCCTCCTCGATCCCGCGGGGCGGTGGATGGTTCCTGGGTTGCTCGCGAACTTCGTGTCGCGCCTCGGCGGGCTCGCCAGTTCGTTCAATGTGGCGGCGCACCTCCTGGCCCTCGGCCAGAACCCAACCGATATGGCGCGGGCGGCGCGGCGGCTCCTGGAGATCGGCGGCGGGATCGTGATCGTCGAAGACGGCGAGACCGTGCTGGAAATTCCGCTCCCCCTCGGGGGGGTGATGGCGTCGCGTTCGCTCCCGGCCATCGCCGCGGAAGCCGCGCCTCTCTACGCGTTCCTGCGCGCGCGCGGATACCCGCACCAGGACCCACACTACACGCTGCTCTTTTTGCCCCTCGACTCGCTCCCCGACATCCGCCTCACCTACCGGGGGGTCTGGGACGTCCGGCGAGGGAAGGTGCTGGTGCCGCGTCAGGACCTCCCCGGGCCCAACCCGATCCGCTAG
- a CDS encoding aldehyde dehydrogenase family protein encodes MAEVTTYRNFIAGEWRESTGGLFEVTSPGDGALVYRAQRSTVDDMRAAIAAARAAFETTEWRDDPSTRTTALLKFSEAVRARHEELAQLLTRESGKPSPISRGEAMRLAETTSYFAGLARWIFGRSQTPQPNSISLIMREPAGVVGIIVPWNAPLALLARAIGPALAAGNAVVVKPASYTAGSTVELAKIIEGIAEFPKGIVNIVTGPGDPVGAELARHHDVDMVAFTGDTATGREIMRLAAGNLKKVSLELGGKSPTIVFADANFERAIRGAINAASFYNAGQICIAGTRVLVEASIHDTFVQRVREMVPKLKVGPGWEKGVEVGPVISEPQLQKVTGYIEQGKREAVLVTGGHRLTEGALAKGYFIAPTVFDQMKPDAKIAQEEIFGPVMGITTFKDLDEAIHIANNTVYGLVAAVWTRDINKAMKIATRVRAGSVWVNTFGKMFQSTEMGGFKQSGLGRQYGLEGLFEYTELKHINIQIEK; translated from the coding sequence ATGGCAGAGGTGACGACCTACAGGAACTTCATCGCCGGGGAGTGGCGCGAGTCCACCGGCGGCCTCTTCGAGGTGACGAGCCCCGGAGACGGCGCGCTGGTCTACCGGGCGCAGCGGTCCACGGTGGACGACATGCGGGCGGCGATCGCGGCGGCGCGCGCCGCGTTCGAGACCACGGAGTGGCGGGACGACCCCAGCACGCGGACCACGGCCCTCCTCAAGTTCTCCGAGGCCGTCCGCGCCCGGCATGAAGAGCTGGCGCAGCTGCTCACGCGCGAGAGCGGCAAGCCGTCCCCGATCAGCCGCGGTGAGGCGATGCGGCTCGCGGAGACGACGAGCTACTTTGCCGGCCTGGCCCGATGGATCTTCGGACGGTCGCAGACTCCGCAGCCGAACAGCATCAGCCTGATCATGCGCGAGCCGGCCGGGGTGGTCGGGATCATCGTGCCCTGGAACGCTCCCCTCGCGCTGCTCGCGCGTGCGATCGGGCCGGCGCTGGCCGCGGGCAACGCGGTCGTGGTCAAGCCGGCGAGTTACACCGCGGGGTCCACCGTCGAGCTCGCGAAGATCATCGAGGGGATCGCGGAGTTCCCCAAGGGGATCGTGAACATCGTGACCGGTCCCGGCGATCCCGTCGGCGCCGAACTCGCCCGGCACCACGACGTCGACATGGTGGCCTTCACCGGCGACACCGCCACCGGGCGCGAGATCATGCGGCTCGCCGCCGGCAACCTGAAGAAAGTTTCACTCGAACTCGGCGGCAAGTCTCCGACGATCGTGTTCGCCGATGCCAACTTCGAGCGCGCGATTCGGGGGGCGATCAACGCCGCCTCCTTCTACAACGCCGGCCAGATCTGCATCGCCGGCACACGGGTGTTGGTGGAGGCGAGCATCCACGACACGTTCGTCCAGCGCGTCCGGGAAATGGTGCCAAAGCTGAAGGTGGGGCCGGGCTGGGAGAAGGGCGTCGAGGTTGGCCCCGTGATCTCGGAGCCGCAGCTCCAGAAGGTCACCGGCTACATCGAACAGGGCAAACGGGAGGCCGTGCTCGTGACCGGGGGTCACCGCTTGACCGAGGGCGCGCTGGCCAAGGGGTATTTCATCGCGCCGACCGTGTTTGATCAGATGAAGCCCGACGCAAAAATCGCCCAGGAGGAAATCTTCGGGCCGGTGATGGGGATCACCACCTTCAAGGACCTGGACGAGGCGATCCATATCGCGAACAACACCGTGTACGGCCTCGTCGCCGCGGTCTGGACCCGCGACATCAACAAGGCCATGAAGATCGCCACCCGCGTCCGGGCCGGATCGGTCTGGGTCAACACGTTTGGGAAGATGTTCCAGTCGACCGAGATGGGCGGGTTTAAGCAATCGGGCCTGGGACGCCAGTACGGGCTGGAAGGCCTGTTTGAGTACACCGAGCTGAAGCACATCAACATTCAAATCGAGAAGTGA
- a CDS encoding CoA-transferase — MATGNARQGTRRQVMVAAAAREIRDGEVVFVGMRLPLLGFALARALHAPNAVGLFENGVIRDSPPLAPIITMGDPPNIAGALACTTLVDVMGYLQRGRVDVGFLGGAEVDRYGNLNTTWVGDRGRRTRLPGSGGAADIAALARRTVVIMHHERRRFPERVGYLTSPGYGTGRGWREGVGLVRGGPARVISSLGVFGFDQASGEAVLERVHPGVTLEEIRAETGWPLRTAPDLRETPAPTREELDVIRRFDPDGMWTG, encoded by the coding sequence ATGGCGACGGGGAACGCGCGCCAGGGGACGCGGCGCCAGGTGATGGTCGCCGCGGCGGCTCGGGAGATCCGGGACGGAGAGGTGGTGTTCGTGGGGATGCGCCTGCCGCTTCTGGGGTTTGCGCTGGCCCGGGCGCTGCACGCGCCGAACGCCGTCGGTCTGTTCGAGAACGGGGTCATCCGCGATTCGCCGCCGCTCGCCCCGATCATCACGATGGGCGACCCGCCCAACATCGCCGGCGCGCTGGCGTGCACGACGCTGGTGGACGTGATGGGCTACCTGCAGCGCGGACGGGTGGACGTGGGGTTTCTCGGGGGCGCGGAGGTCGACCGCTACGGAAACCTCAACACGACCTGGGTGGGGGACCGGGGACGGCGCACCCGGCTCCCCGGCAGCGGCGGCGCCGCCGACATCGCCGCGCTGGCACGGCGGACGGTCGTGATTATGCATCACGAGCGCCGCCGGTTTCCGGAACGCGTCGGCTACCTCACCTCACCCGGATACGGCACGGGCCGGGGATGGCGGGAGGGCGTGGGGTTGGTGCGCGGCGGCCCGGCGCGCGTGATCAGCAGCTTGGGGGTGTTCGGCTTCGACCAGGCCTCCGGGGAGGCGGTCTTGGAGCGGGTGCACCCGGGGGTGACCCTCGAAGAGATTCGGGCCGAGACCGGGTGGCCGCTGCGCACCGCACCGGACCTCCGGGAGACCCCGGCGCCGACGCGCGAGGAGCTCGACGTCATCAGGCGATTCGATCCGGACGGGATGTGGACTGGGTGA
- a CDS encoding CoA-transferase — protein MSLAEAVSRYVRDGMTIAMGTGLESCIPFAAGHEIIRQGRQDLALVGPISDILFDQLIGAGCVAKVIAAWVGNVGAGTAYNFRRAIEEGIPRRLAIEDHSNLTVALAVSAAAQGVPYLPTRTAFGTDLAREHPRLREVACPFTGARLLAVGALRPDLTILHVQRCDRHGNAHLWGNLGISPEAARAAETVLLTCEEVVEEDVITSDPNRTLVPGFLVSAVAAVPYGSHPSPTQGYVNRDDRFYDEYHGETRTREGFLDWLNRMVVRADGHAGYLRALGEARLAGLSPRAPRLAAPVSYGF, from the coding sequence ATGTCCCTCGCTGAGGCAGTGTCTCGGTACGTGCGGGACGGGATGACGATCGCGATGGGGACGGGGCTGGAATCGTGCATCCCGTTCGCCGCGGGGCACGAGATCATCCGCCAGGGCCGACAGGACCTCGCGCTCGTCGGGCCGATCTCCGACATCTTGTTTGATCAACTCATCGGCGCGGGGTGCGTCGCCAAGGTCATCGCCGCCTGGGTGGGCAACGTGGGCGCGGGGACCGCGTACAACTTTCGCCGGGCGATCGAGGAGGGGATCCCTCGCCGGCTGGCGATCGAAGACCACTCCAATCTCACCGTGGCGTTGGCGGTGTCGGCCGCGGCCCAGGGGGTTCCGTACCTGCCGACGCGCACGGCCTTTGGGACGGATCTCGCCCGGGAGCACCCGCGGCTGCGGGAGGTGGCGTGTCCCTTCACCGGGGCCCGGCTTTTGGCCGTTGGCGCGCTCCGACCGGATCTGACGATCCTCCACGTGCAGCGCTGCGACCGGCACGGCAACGCCCACCTCTGGGGCAATCTCGGCATCTCGCCTGAGGCGGCGCGGGCGGCGGAGACGGTTCTGCTCACCTGTGAGGAAGTGGTGGAGGAGGACGTGATCACCAGCGACCCCAACCGCACCCTCGTCCCGGGATTCCTCGTCAGCGCCGTCGCCGCCGTGCCCTACGGCTCCCACCCGTCGCCCACCCAAGGGTACGTCAACCGCGACGACCGGTTCTACGACGAGTATCACGGCGAGACACGCACGCGCGAGGGGTTCCTGGATTGGCTCAACCGCATGGTCGTCCGCGCCGACGGGCACGCCGGATACCTGCGCGCCCTCGGCGAGGCCCGCCTCGCCGGGCTCTCTCCTCGCGCGCCGCGCCTCGCCGCTCCGGTGAGCTACGGGTTCTAA
- a CDS encoding Phenylacetic acid catabolic protein — protein MSTPLLDRPSALPRDAVPALVDLVVALADSKHVLGLRYGEWCSSGPTIEAGVAATAMAQDELGHARVLYGLLEELPGAPHRSEHEWVAEDARIVNMLARPFPSWPHLIIANLLLDQALTLVLETAVESRYLPLRQRTRKLIEEERFHAIHGRGWLRQLAGEGPEVRAGLEAIIGGAWGETLCWFGPDAGGALSPLVAIGVLSEAGEPVRQRFLRAVGPPLREAGVAAPLGFAGDHWATAEALPWPRWDESRRRVRDD, from the coding sequence ATGAGCACGCCGCTGCTCGACCGGCCCTCGGCGCTTCCGCGCGACGCCGTCCCGGCGTTGGTGGATCTCGTCGTTGCCCTGGCCGACAGCAAGCACGTGCTCGGGCTGCGGTACGGGGAATGGTGCAGCAGCGGCCCGACGATTGAGGCCGGGGTGGCGGCGACGGCGATGGCGCAGGACGAGCTGGGGCACGCCCGCGTCCTCTACGGACTGCTCGAGGAGTTGCCCGGCGCGCCCCACCGCTCGGAGCATGAATGGGTGGCGGAGGACGCGCGGATCGTCAACATGCTCGCGCGGCCGTTTCCAAGCTGGCCGCACCTGATCATTGCCAATCTGCTGTTGGACCAGGCGCTGACGCTTGTGCTCGAGACCGCCGTGGAGTCGCGCTACCTGCCGCTGCGGCAGCGAACCCGTAAGCTGATCGAAGAGGAACGGTTTCACGCGATCCACGGCCGGGGGTGGCTGCGGCAACTGGCCGGGGAGGGGCCCGAGGTGCGGGCGGGCCTCGAAGCGATCATCGGAGGAGCGTGGGGGGAGACGCTGTGCTGGTTCGGGCCCGACGCCGGCGGCGCACTCTCACCGCTGGTGGCGATCGGCGTGCTGAGCGAGGCGGGCGAGCCGGTGCGCCAGCGGTTCCTGCGGGCGGTGGGCCCGCCGCTGCGCGAGGCGGGAGTTGCGGCTCCGCTCGGGTTCGCCGGCGATCACTGGGCGACGGCCGAGGCGCTGCCGTGGCCGCGGTGGGACGAGTCCAGGCGTCGGGTGCGGGATGACTGA
- a CDS encoding metal-sulfur cluster assembly factor, with protein MPVSLGSADPQERRGAAGPQAVTPDAVLAALAEVVDPEWPVSIVDMGLVYGVAVDGGTVSLTLTFTATACPCMEMIQEDIRERLHRLPGVRDVRIVVSWDPPWTKDRLTDVARRELARCGVAV; from the coding sequence ATGCCGGTCTCCCTTGGCTCGGCGGATCCCCAGGAGCGCCGCGGGGCGGCGGGACCTCAGGCGGTGACCCCGGACGCGGTCCTGGCCGCCCTGGCCGAGGTGGTCGACCCCGAGTGGCCGGTCAGCATCGTGGACATGGGCCTGGTCTACGGGGTCGCGGTCGACGGGGGGACGGTGAGCCTGACCTTGACCTTCACGGCGACCGCGTGCCCGTGCATGGAGATGATCCAGGAAGATATCCGCGAGCGGCTCCATCGGCTGCCGGGGGTGCGTGACGTCAGGATCGTCGTGTCCTGGGACCCTCCCTGGACGAAGGACCGGTTGACCGATGTGGCGCGTCGGGAACTGGCCCGCTGCGGGGTGGCGGTGTGA
- a CDS encoding Phenylacetic acid catabolic protein, with translation MPIVTNEQLLDRISQGHIVESPQEMTDEYRQTLIHILTVSADTELISAPSYYTAAKNSPSMNNLISALAIIQDELSHAHIGYRILQDLGVDTEALIYDRDPKKFKHPYAFDVPLRSWIELIVANAFYDRAGYVLLGDVYKHCSYGPWRRGLAKVDKEENFHLRHGENGMRRLAATHRDELQRAIDWMFPMTVEWFGLPDSLKTHGTQIGYRLKGSTNDQLRQTWLRTAVPLCESLGFRVPAHHDQATGSYLLDYPLPVDFDEGERRWLMDRPITWDDVIARWKRRGPGNAMFIEMLQRGRRQMRQLVGAH, from the coding sequence ATGCCGATCGTCACCAACGAGCAGCTGCTCGACCGGATCAGCCAGGGGCACATCGTGGAGTCGCCCCAGGAGATGACCGACGAGTATCGGCAGACCCTCATCCACATCCTCACCGTTTCCGCCGACACGGAGCTGATTAGCGCCCCCAGCTACTACACCGCCGCCAAGAACAGCCCTTCGATGAACAACCTGATCTCGGCGCTGGCGATCATCCAGGACGAGTTGAGCCACGCGCACATCGGCTATCGGATCCTCCAGGATCTGGGGGTGGATACCGAGGCGCTGATCTACGACCGCGATCCGAAGAAGTTCAAGCATCCCTACGCCTTCGACGTGCCGCTCCGATCCTGGATCGAACTGATCGTGGCCAACGCCTTCTACGATCGGGCCGGCTATGTGCTCCTCGGGGACGTCTACAAGCACTGCAGCTACGGGCCGTGGCGCCGCGGGCTGGCGAAGGTCGACAAGGAGGAAAACTTCCACCTCCGCCACGGGGAGAACGGCATGCGGCGGCTGGCCGCCACCCACCGGGACGAGCTCCAGCGGGCGATCGACTGGATGTTCCCGATGACGGTGGAGTGGTTCGGGCTGCCCGATTCCCTGAAGACCCACGGTACGCAGATCGGATACCGGCTGAAGGGAAGCACGAACGACCAGCTCCGTCAGACCTGGCTGCGCACCGCGGTGCCGCTGTGCGAGAGCCTCGGGTTCCGCGTGCCCGCCCACCACGATCAGGCGACCGGGTCGTATCTGCTGGATTACCCGCTCCCGGTGGACTTCGACGAGGGGGAACGGCGCTGGCTGATGGATCGGCCGATCACGTGGGACGACGTGATCGCCCGCTGGAAGCGGCGGGGGCCGGGGAACGCGATGTTCATCGAGATGCTGCAGCGGGGACGCCGGCAGATGCGGCAGTTGGTGGGGGCGCACTGA
- a CDS encoding PaaX family transcriptional regulator C-terminal domain-containing protein, producing the protein MRARSLLFTVYGDSIRPHGGEIGIGSLIRLMAPLGFSPRAVRAAVSRTAHQGWLRTRRVGRRAFYSLTPQGAWRVAEGVRRVYQSGPEPWDARWRLLTYAIPEGRRPARDRLRRELTWLGLGPLSKSTWITPRNLTSLLTELAAARGVTDHVTIFEADSLGLPQDRALVARCWDLAAIAGKYRAFIRATRRRSAGRRPRLRRRGISPAACFAEKILLVHEYRKFLFVDPGLPAELLPPDWPGRDASRVFQEVYRMLAEPAARFFDAAFEPPPSTARDRTRSPQDPPPRRGAGAALATG; encoded by the coding sequence ATGCGTGCGCGCTCACTCCTGTTCACGGTGTACGGGGACAGCATTCGACCCCACGGCGGGGAAATCGGGATCGGGAGCCTGATCCGCCTGATGGCGCCGCTCGGGTTTTCCCCGCGCGCGGTACGCGCCGCGGTGTCGCGAACCGCCCACCAGGGATGGCTCCGCACCAGGCGGGTGGGGCGGCGGGCCTTCTACTCGCTCACTCCCCAGGGCGCCTGGCGGGTGGCGGAAGGCGTGCGCCGCGTCTACCAGTCGGGCCCCGAGCCGTGGGACGCCCGGTGGCGCCTGCTGACCTACGCGATCCCGGAGGGCCGCCGCCCCGCCCGCGATCGGCTGCGGCGGGAGTTGACCTGGTTGGGGCTCGGCCCGCTCTCCAAGAGCACCTGGATCACCCCGCGGAACCTCACCTCCCTGCTCACCGAGTTGGCCGCCGCGCGCGGGGTGACCGATCACGTCACGATCTTCGAAGCGGACTCCCTCGGCCTTCCGCAGGACCGCGCGCTCGTGGCCCGGTGCTGGGACTTGGCGGCGATCGCCGGAAAATATCGGGCGTTCATTCGGGCGACCCGGCGGCGATCCGCCGGGCGCCGCCCCCGGCTGCGGCGGCGCGGGATCTCGCCCGCCGCCTGTTTCGCGGAGAAGATCCTGCTCGTTCACGAATACCGGAAGTTCTTGTTCGTGGACCCCGGCCTGCCGGCCGAGCTGCTGCCGCCGGACTGGCCGGGGCGGGACGCTTCTCGGGTGTTCCAAGAAGTCTACCGGATGTTGGCGGAGCCGGCGGCGCGGTTCTTCGACGCGGCCTTCGAGCCGCCGCCGAGCACGGCGCGCGATCGAACCCGATCGCCCCAGGACCCCCCGCCCCGTCGCGGCGCCGGGGCAGCCCTCGCGACCGGGTGA
- a CDS encoding enoyl-CoA hydratase-related protein: MISLERAGAVGQISLHRPPANAYNRQFAQELDEAVEAVRAEDGIQAVVLTSTVPRFFSAGADVKFFQASTLVEKEKFILRMHEVLRKIELTPKVFIAAITGHCLGGGMEIALSCDLRFAAAGKYGLGQPEIALGILPGNGGTQRLPRLIGKSRALDLMLTGRTVSPEEALSIGLVDRVFPAEELSAKTREYAEALAKSATMAVGLIKLTVTRGMELPLEGGLAYEREALFRTFASEDAAEGVSAFLEKRPPAFKGR; this comes from the coding sequence ATGATCAGTCTCGAACGAGCGGGCGCGGTGGGGCAGATCTCGCTGCACCGGCCGCCGGCGAACGCGTACAACCGCCAGTTTGCCCAGGAACTGGACGAGGCGGTGGAGGCGGTGCGGGCCGAGGACGGAATCCAGGCCGTCGTGCTGACCAGCACGGTGCCCCGGTTCTTTTCCGCGGGGGCGGACGTGAAGTTCTTCCAGGCCTCCACCCTGGTGGAGAAAGAGAAGTTCATCCTGCGCATGCACGAGGTGCTGCGCAAGATCGAGCTGACCCCCAAGGTCTTCATCGCGGCGATTACCGGTCACTGCCTCGGCGGCGGAATGGAAATCGCCCTCTCCTGCGACCTGCGGTTCGCCGCCGCGGGCAAGTACGGCCTCGGGCAGCCGGAGATCGCGCTGGGGATCCTGCCGGGCAACGGGGGGACGCAGCGGCTTCCCCGCCTGATCGGGAAGAGCCGGGCGCTCGATCTCATGCTGACCGGTCGGACGGTCTCGCCGGAGGAGGCGCTCTCGATCGGCCTCGTCGACCGGGTGTTCCCGGCGGAGGAGCTGTCGGCCAAGACCCGCGAGTACGCGGAGGCCTTGGCCAAGAGCGCGACCATGGCCGTCGGACTGATCAAGCTCACGGTCACCCGCGGCATGGAGCTTCCCTTGGAGGGCGGGCTGGCCTACGAGCGGGAGGCGCTGTTCCGAACGTTCGCGTCGGAGGACGCCGCCGAGGGCGTGAGCGCTTTTCTGGAGAAGCGCCCGCCGGCGTTCAAGGGGAGGTAG
- a CDS encoding benzoate-CoA ligase family protein gives MSAAIELPEAFNVSTAFLDRNLEQGRGDRVAIRAGDERVTYGELLARVSRAGNALRALGVRPEERVFLLMLDAPDLAALFWGAIRIGAIAVPTNTALKSSDYAYMLRDSRAAVLVVSQELLPLVQPVLGELPALRHVIVAGIPGRGQHALGDLLTEAEAELVPASTHRDEPAFWLWSSGSTGAPKGTIHLHHDMVFAADLYARTVLEIREDDVCLSIAKLYFAYGLGNALYFPLRVGASSVLYPGRFDPRTYFDLIRRYRPTLFFGVPTAYAAMLAADGPKDLGAVRLCVSAGEPLPAAIFTRWKDRFGVEILDGIGSTEALHIYISNRPGRVRPGSSGEVVPGYAVTIVDEGGGELPAGEIGDLLVSGDSVAPGYWNKHERTREAFRGKWFASGDKYYRDADGYFWYGGRSDDMLKAGGQWVSPTEVEATLMQHPAVLECGVVGQTDKDDLVKPFAFVVLKPGQAPSQALAVELQGFVRDKIAAYKYPRWIEFVPELPKTATGKIQRFRLRERLAGARRQPSARS, from the coding sequence ATGAGCGCGGCGATCGAGCTCCCCGAAGCCTTTAACGTCTCCACCGCGTTTCTTGACCGAAACCTGGAGCAGGGGCGGGGAGACCGGGTCGCGATCCGAGCGGGCGACGAGCGGGTCACCTACGGCGAGCTGCTGGCCCGGGTGAGCCGGGCGGGGAACGCGCTCCGCGCGCTCGGGGTGCGGCCGGAAGAGCGGGTGTTTCTCCTGATGCTCGATGCCCCCGATCTCGCCGCCCTGTTCTGGGGGGCGATCCGCATCGGCGCGATCGCCGTCCCCACCAACACCGCGCTTAAATCTTCCGACTACGCCTACATGCTCCGGGACAGCCGGGCGGCTGTGCTCGTCGTCAGCCAGGAGCTCCTGCCGCTCGTGCAGCCGGTGCTGGGGGAGCTGCCCGCGCTCCGCCACGTCATCGTGGCCGGGATCCCGGGGAGGGGTCAGCACGCCCTCGGCGATCTGCTGACCGAGGCCGAGGCCGAGCTCGTCCCCGCGTCGACCCACCGGGACGAGCCGGCGTTCTGGCTCTGGAGCAGCGGCAGCACCGGCGCCCCCAAGGGCACGATTCACCTCCACCACGACATGGTCTTTGCCGCCGATCTCTACGCGCGGACCGTCCTGGAGATCCGCGAAGACGACGTGTGCCTCTCCATCGCCAAGCTCTACTTCGCCTATGGGCTGGGAAACGCGCTGTACTTCCCGCTTCGGGTGGGGGCGTCGTCGGTGCTGTACCCCGGGCGGTTCGACCCCCGGACGTACTTCGACCTCATCCGGCGGTACCGGCCGACGTTGTTCTTCGGCGTCCCCACGGCCTACGCGGCGATGCTGGCCGCGGACGGTCCCAAGGATCTCGGGGCCGTCCGCCTCTGCGTCTCCGCCGGGGAGCCCCTGCCGGCGGCGATCTTCACGAGGTGGAAGGATCGGTTCGGGGTGGAGATTCTCGACGGGATCGGCTCGACCGAAGCCCTGCACATCTATATCAGCAACCGCCCGGGCCGGGTCCGGCCGGGGAGCAGCGGGGAGGTCGTTCCCGGGTACGCGGTCACGATCGTGGACGAGGGCGGAGGGGAGTTGCCGGCGGGCGAGATCGGAGATCTCCTCGTCAGCGGGGACAGCGTCGCTCCCGGGTATTGGAACAAGCACGAGCGCACCAGGGAGGCCTTCCGCGGAAAGTGGTTCGCCAGCGGCGACAAGTATTACCGGGACGCCGACGGGTACTTTTGGTACGGCGGCCGGTCCGACGACATGCTGAAGGCCGGGGGCCAGTGGGTGTCGCCCACCGAGGTTGAGGCGACCCTGATGCAGCACCCCGCCGTGCTGGAGTGCGGCGTTGTCGGGCAGACCGACAAGGATGATCTGGTCAAGCCGTTCGCGTTTGTGGTCCTAAAGCCGGGGCAGGCCCCGAGCCAGGCACTGGCGGTGGAGCTGCAGGGGTTCGTCCGCGACAAGATCGCGGCATACAAGTATCCGCGTTGGATCGAGTTCGTCCCGGAGCTGCCCAAGACGGCGACGGGGAAGATCCAGCGGTTCCGCCTTCGCGAGCGGCTGGCCGGCGCGCGCCGTCAGCCCTCCGCGCGTTCGTGA